A genomic window from Candidatus Poribacteria bacterium includes:
- a CDS encoding mannose-6-phosphate isomerase, whose product MQSSVKELQEIITTEKPWGGFIQYVLNQPVTVKILEIRAGEQVSYQYHHHRSELWIPLDEGACLKLDGAIQRPERMEPVFIPRGAKHQLIGESKDYRILEISFGQFDEEDIVRLSDKYGRA is encoded by the coding sequence ATGCAATCATCCGTAAAAGAACTTCAAGAGATAATAACAACCGAGAAGCCTTGGGGTGGCTTCATACAGTATGTGCTCAACCAACCTGTCACTGTCAAAATTTTAGAAATTCGAGCAGGTGAGCAGGTGAGTTATCAGTATCACCACCACCGGAGTGAACTGTGGATTCCACTGGATGAGGGTGCCTGCTTAAAACTTGATGGTGCGATTCAGCGTCCAGAACGCATGGAACCTGTGTTTATTCCACGGGGGGCAAAACATCAACTCATCGGCGAATCTAAAGATTACCGGATACTCGAAATTTCGTTTGGGCAGTTTGATGAAGAGGATATCGTTCGCCTTTCAGACAAGTATGGAAGAGCTTAA
- a CDS encoding serine hydrolase codes for MLKNTISTLMENSITEKVFPGAVAYVLTDKKVLYHEAFGSRSVKPKRLPMFQTTLFDLASLTKPIVVGTLCMQLVEKNKICLNTPAEKYLPDFRQTDVTLHHLLTHTSGLPAWLPVYLRAPSREDVISYLGGIPLESQPGEKAVYSCLGYIVLGALLESVTGQSLDELAKERIFAPLGMEWTRFNPPQAWREYCAATEDSNSFERRMVNYERYDWREGVIIGQVHDENAHFLGGISGNAGLFSTSRDLGKFCRTLMNNGGELLRPESFRKMQQVASAEGERRCIGWAVADDGCLYHTGFTGTSIRICLKRKLAAILLTNRVHPDADRRGIIEFRKMFHDILFT; via the coding sequence TTGCTAAAAAACACAATTTCAACCCTCATGGAGAACAGTATCACGGAAAAGGTGTTTCCGGGTGCCGTCGCCTATGTTCTTACGGATAAAAAGGTGCTCTATCATGAAGCGTTCGGGTCTCGATCTGTAAAACCGAAACGGCTCCCCATGTTCCAGACGACGCTCTTCGATTTAGCATCGCTGACGAAACCCATTGTCGTCGGAACGCTGTGCATGCAGTTAGTTGAGAAGAATAAAATTTGTCTCAACACACCTGCGGAGAAGTATTTACCGGATTTCAGACAAACAGATGTAACGCTTCACCATCTGCTAACGCACACCTCAGGACTCCCCGCATGGCTACCTGTCTATCTACGCGCACCATCACGCGAGGATGTAATCTCCTACCTTGGAGGGATACCGTTGGAATCTCAACCGGGCGAGAAAGCCGTATATAGTTGCTTGGGGTATATCGTGTTAGGGGCACTCCTTGAAAGCGTAACCGGACAATCGTTAGATGAATTGGCGAAAGAACGGATATTCGCGCCACTCGGTATGGAATGGACGCGGTTCAATCCACCACAAGCGTGGCGTGAGTACTGCGCAGCCACCGAGGATTCTAACAGCTTTGAACGCCGTATGGTAAACTATGAACGCTATGACTGGCGTGAAGGAGTCATCATCGGACAGGTTCACGATGAAAACGCACACTTCCTCGGCGGCATCTCCGGTAATGCAGGACTCTTCTCTACGTCAAGAGACCTGGGCAAATTTTGTAGGACGTTAATGAACAACGGAGGTGAACTATTACGTCCGGAGAGTTTCCGAAAGATGCAACAAGTCGCCTCAGCAGAAGGCGAACGCCGCTGCATCGGCTGGGCTGTGGCAGACGATGGGTGCCTCTACCATACAGGGTTCACCGGCACTTCAATACGGATATGTCTAAAAAGAAAACTGGCGGCGATCCTCTTAACGAATCGAGTGCATCCCGATGCTGATCGGCGCGGTATTATTGAATTTCGGAAGATGTTTCATGATATTCTATTCACCTAA
- a CDS encoding anhydro-N-acetylmuramic acid kinase: MIEFYELLKKDKKYVIGLMSGTSVDGIDAAIVEITGHSLETEVNLIAFETFPFPPDVPRRILALCQPDTSRVDDICEMNFYIGHLFAEAVKHILQKSGMRASDIHLIGSHGQTIHHLPDDPNTIPPHRTARKIKNPSTLQIGEPAVIAHETGIPTIADFRVADMAAGGQGAPLVSYPDYLLFRDSVKTVGLLNIGGIANLTVLPANGSFDSVSAADTGPGNMCIDAVVNEITDGRERYDKAGQRAAQGTPYQPLINEWLKHPFFHLLPPKTTGRETFGNTFAMECLEACRKYELVENDCIATLTELTVQTIADYIKRFGTGQNPIDTLYVSGGGVHNQTIMQRLSEVLVNTSVEPVDNSGISADAKEAIAFAILANESLHGQAGNLPSATGASVRKILGKFVCP, from the coding sequence ATGATAGAATTTTATGAACTCCTGAAAAAAGACAAAAAGTACGTTATCGGTTTGATGTCTGGCACTTCTGTTGACGGCATTGATGCCGCCATCGTTGAAATCACCGGACACAGTTTGGAGACGGAAGTAAACTTAATTGCTTTTGAGACTTTTCCTTTTCCACCCGATGTGCCACGACGAATCCTCGCCCTCTGCCAACCCGATACAAGCCGCGTTGACGATATTTGTGAGATGAATTTTTACATTGGACACCTTTTCGCGGAGGCTGTCAAACACATTCTACAAAAAAGCGGAATGCGCGCCAGCGACATCCATCTCATAGGTTCACACGGTCAAACGATTCACCACCTGCCTGACGATCCAAACACAATCCCACCTCACCGAACCGCAAGGAAAATTAAAAATCCATCGACACTGCAGATTGGCGAACCTGCGGTCATCGCACACGAAACCGGTATTCCCACCATCGCCGACTTTCGGGTGGCAGACATGGCAGCGGGCGGACAGGGTGCGCCGTTAGTATCGTATCCGGACTATCTGCTGTTCCGCGACAGCGTTAAAACAGTAGGACTGCTGAACATCGGAGGGATTGCAAATCTCACAGTACTCCCAGCCAACGGATCGTTCGATTCAGTTTCCGCTGCAGACACAGGACCGGGGAACATGTGTATCGATGCGGTTGTGAACGAGATAACCGACGGAAGAGAACGTTATGACAAGGCAGGACAGCGTGCCGCACAAGGGACTCCTTATCAACCACTCATCAACGAATGGCTAAAACACCCGTTTTTCCACCTCCTTCCCCCAAAAACCACTGGACGTGAGACCTTCGGAAACACCTTCGCAATGGAATGTCTGGAGGCTTGCCGTAAATACGAACTTGTGGAGAACGACTGTATTGCAACGTTGACGGAATTGACAGTCCAAACGATTGCTGACTATATCAAGCGATTTGGAACAGGACAGAACCCAATAGACACACTCTATGTAAGCGGCGGTGGTGTCCACAACCAGACAATCATGCAACGACTTAGCGAAGTGTTAGTGAATACATCGGTTGAACCCGTAGATAACTCAGGTATCTCAGCGGATGCGAAGGAAGCAATAGCGTTTGCAATTCTGGCGAACGAGTCGCTCCACGGACAAGCTGGAAATCTACCTTCCGCTACAGGGGCATCTGTTCGGAAAATTCTCGGAAAGTTTGTGTGTCCATAA
- a CDS encoding DUF1343 domain-containing protein: MSSTTNSQKTELGVTVLLTKELDWIRGKSIGLITNHTGVDDNLQSNYRLFSEISECQLSAIFSPEHGLWGAVQDGIAINSVDTPNGNINVPVFSLYGQSMRPTADQLEGIDLLVYDMQDVGARYYTYISTLLYAMEAANDCGIEFIVADRPNPITGTAVEGPLLKSGFESFVGIHKIPIRYGLTIGELAMLLKAERVPSCRLKVAWMDKYRRGMWYDETGLPWVPPSPNMPTLTTATLYPGLCLFEGTNMSEGRGTTKPFEYIGAPWCNGERWPDTLNALSLPGVLFRPVVFTPAPAAENTKFMKQTCHGVAIHITDRERFRPVETAIHMLSTLVTEYRGQFAFRPTHFDRLAGNSWLRNALLDGESFDKIQARWAEELQRWCENTTQYHAYA; encoded by the coding sequence ATGTCTTCCACAACAAACTCGCAAAAAACGGAATTAGGCGTGACAGTCCTGCTCACAAAGGAACTCGACTGGATTCGAGGGAAATCAATTGGACTGATTACGAATCATACAGGCGTTGACGACAACTTACAGAGCAATTACCGACTTTTCTCAGAAATTTCGGAGTGCCAACTCTCCGCTATTTTTTCGCCAGAGCACGGACTCTGGGGTGCTGTCCAAGACGGTATCGCCATCAATAGCGTTGACACGCCTAATGGAAATATAAACGTACCGGTTTTCAGTCTATACGGACAATCAATGCGTCCAACAGCGGACCAACTTGAAGGCATTGATCTACTCGTCTACGATATGCAGGATGTTGGTGCGCGTTATTATACCTATATTTCGACCTTGTTGTATGCGATGGAAGCGGCGAATGACTGCGGAATTGAGTTCATTGTTGCCGATCGTCCCAATCCAATCACGGGTACTGCTGTAGAGGGACCCCTGTTGAAAAGCGGTTTTGAATCGTTCGTCGGTATCCATAAAATCCCGATTCGTTACGGACTGACAATCGGTGAATTGGCGATGCTTCTGAAGGCGGAACGCGTGCCATCGTGCCGATTAAAAGTCGCATGGATGGACAAATACCGACGCGGAATGTGGTACGATGAGACCGGTTTGCCGTGGGTACCACCATCGCCCAATATGCCAACGCTCACAACAGCAACGCTCTATCCGGGTTTGTGCCTGTTTGAAGGAACAAACATGAGTGAGGGACGCGGAACGACGAAGCCCTTTGAATATATCGGCGCGCCTTGGTGCAACGGGGAAAGGTGGCCTGACACTCTAAATGCATTAAGTCTACCGGGTGTACTGTTCCGCCCTGTTGTTTTTACACCTGCACCAGCCGCCGAAAATACGAAGTTTATGAAACAGACATGTCACGGTGTTGCGATTCACATTACCGATAGAGAACGTTTTCGTCCGGTAGAAACAGCCATTCACATGTTATCCACTTTAGTCACTGAATACAGAGGTCAATTTGCGTTCCGCCCTACGCACTTTGATAGGTTAGCAGGGAACAGCTGGCTCCGAAATGCCTTGTTAGATGGAGAGTCATTCGATAAGATTCAGGCACGGTGGGCTGAAGAACTTCAGAGATGGTGTGAAAATACAACACAGTATCACGCTTACGCTTAG